A single Vigna radiata var. radiata cultivar VC1973A chromosome 8, Vradiata_ver6, whole genome shotgun sequence DNA region contains:
- the LOC106771037 gene encoding uncharacterized protein LOC106771037, with protein MASRKSFLSKPSRYIFPTTSDTHLSQTQESMFELDEADLWNHYSSATDHIKKGLPSSGSRSVPKRASRNNSNKVDGGGRDRVPTASSLPVNVPDWSKILKEDYKDHPRWESDEEDENFGGDESNQGQQGLRIRVPPHEYLARTRGASLSVHEGIGRTLKGRDLRSVRNAIWKKVGFED; from the coding sequence ATGGCGTCAAGGAAGAGTTTTCTTTCCAAGCCCAGTCGTTACATCTTTCCGACAACCTCCGACACCCATTTGAGCCAAACCCAAGAGAGCATGTTCGAGTTGGACGAGGCCGACTTGTGGAACCACTACTCTTCCGCCACGGATCACATCAAAAAGGGGTTACCCTCTTCGGGTTCGCGATCTGTTCCGAAGCGAGCTTCGAGGAATAACAGCAACAAGGTCGATGGAGGAGGGAGAGACAGAGTGCCCACAGCGTCGTCATTGCCCGTTAACGTACCCGATTGGTCCAAGATCTTGAAGGAGGACTACAAGGACCACCCCCGGTGGGAGAGTGACGAAGAAGATGAAAACTTTGGTGGTGATGAATCAAACCAAGGGCAACAAGGGCTTAGGATTAGGGTACCCCCTCATGAATATCTCGCCAGGACAAGAGGGGCTTCTCTGTCGGTGCATGAAGGGATTGGAAGGACTCTGAAAGGCAGGGATTTGCGCAGTGTCAGAAATGCCATTTGGAAGAAAGTGGGCTTCGAAGATTAA